TTCCAAATATACTAACGAAATTATAGAGTTTTGCAAATACAAAGTTCAATAAATTCAaaccattcaggcttgcctgagtggccaccgagttgcccaatgaagtacaccacccgggttcaattcctgactatgctaaattgttcaaaaagggagtgtgactagagggtgcgcataatgcgcaattcacccggtatcaGGTCTCGTACTCGGAGGGCTTgaatacccgaggttttaccttctatgagggaGCCAATAAATTCTAGATTGTGTTCCTcgattacccaaaaaaaaaaaaagttcaataAATTCTAGATTGTTTGCATCTCCCAGAAAGTCAATCAACAACGTTAATTATACTACCAATGAGTTTTTACTGATGAAGATTATCAATGATTCAGTTAACGATAGCTCTAAGTTCCTCCTGAATTTTGATTTGAAGGCCATCATGTTGGTGATCGTTGGTGATAGTAGATCGAGGATAACAACTTTACCCATAGAGAATCTTAATAGTAAATATATCTCCATTTTCATTAGAAGAGCTAGATTAAGAGAGTAGAGGCTAAATAACGTGAGACCTCTTCTTTGTTTGAATTTAGAATGAGATTCCATTTGGTCTAATGAAATTTTCTATTATCGACGatattgccgttaaaaaaaaaaaggttCTATTTTATAACTATTGCCACCAAAAAAAATTAAGCTCTAAAAGATTCCAAAGGATTGATAACTTTATGGGGCCTTGATAGTTGATAGGAGACATACAATACATCTTAAGGGACTCGAGTACCGATTTAATTAAAGTAAGCCGAAAATTATATTAAAGTGGTGCATGTTGTGACCGCATGAAGAATGAAGGAAAGAGAACAACGAAGAGCCACATCCAGTGATTGCAGTCATTTTTTTCGAGATCATCAAGAGGAGTGTTGATTCCATATAGgtttgatttattaatatttattgaaaATTCCGAGATcgtataaaaacaacctactaggTGATTAGAATGTTTACATTTGATTCTTTCCGTTCACTTATTAATAATATGTCATCCACATATAAACAGTGACACATTACTATAGAACGAATGAAAATTGCCACATTAAGGTCATTATACATATGTGAGTCGATAACGTCTTGGATAGTCACATGTCAACCTTTCATGCCAACACTACAAGAAAATCTAACATTGGGGACGACGGTATTAGGGACGACACCAAGTTGTCCCCAAAAATACGCTAAAGAACAAAAAACTGGGCTGGTTTTTACCAAAAGTTTGACCATTTTGTTAGGGACGacatttagggacgacatgtcgtcccgaaATAAACTTTAAATTTTTTAATTATTTATCGTGCCAGAAACTGGCTCCAAAAACCAAAAAAATCGCGCCAAttttttagggacgacatgtcgtccctatatGTCGTTCCCAAaacgaaaacattttttttttagtttgtcgGTGGGGAAAAAATTGGCTCCAAAAGAACAAAAATTTTGGCGCCATATTTGagaacgacatgtcgtccctaaagccTATTGGGGACGACATTTTTGACCGTTTTTTCATATTTATAGAGTCAATTATCAACAACATTGCACACGTCAAACACACATCAAACACACCGAAAATGTTGACCCTTCTGCCGTTGATTGTCTCATTAGAAGTGTATTACGAAAGTAAATTCAGTAATGAAATGAAACTTTACGATTATACGAGTAGTTCGAAATCTACGTTCGAAGAAATTGATGTTCGTGACGTAGGTTTAGAGGACCTTTTATACTTTTTGAAAGAAATGGTTCCGTTCGAACACACGGACGTCTTGTATTACGAAGATGACtgtgttccggaattgtccgcTACATATCTCCGAACAGAGGATcagtggaacggtataaaagaaacccTTAGTTGACGTTCTAATCGCATTTCTATTTATTTACTTTTGGAAGATGAATAAATCACACTGAGTTGACGTTCTAATCGCATTTCCCTTTATTATTTTTTagtttaattatatcattttttttatattttattatgttttagtttaattatgtagtttttttatattttattgtgttttagtttaattatgtcgttgttttaatattttattgtACTTTCTATTAAATGAATGAAAAATCGCAGATATTTTCGAAATCTAACAAAGTTACtgaaattataacatttcaactacaAGCAACATCATACAAAGTTACTGAATTAAATTACATTATAACGACGAACATTAAATGAAAACCATACAAAGTtactgaaattaaatcacactgatgatgatgatgattacgatgaCGGTTTCTAGTAACTGATGTATTGTCTTTTGGAAGTAAATGATGTATTTTCTTTTGAGAATAATTTCTACTTAACAATTGTGTGTTATAAACACCGTTACATTACATCGACACATAAACACTGTTACATAACGGTGTAATGTAACGGTGCAATGTAACAGTGTAATGTCACGGTGTAACGATGatgacgatggtgatgatgaacgatgacgacgacgatgacgatgatgatgacaacgatgatgatgattacgatgacggtgatgatgatgatgatgatgatgatgatgatgacggtgTAATGTAATGGTGCAATGTAACAGTGTAATGTCACGGTGTAACGATGatgacgatggtgatgatgaaCGATGACGACGACGATGATTAGCATTTTTGAAATGACGATGGTGATGACGAACAGTGTAATGTAAGTGTGTAATGTAACGGTGTAATGTATGTGTGTAATGTAACGGTGTAATTTAACAGTGTAATGTCACGATGTAATGTCACGCTGTAATGTAAGTGTGTAATGTAACTGTGTAATGTAAGTGTGTAATGTAACAATGTAATGTAACGGTGTAATGTAAGTGTGTAACGTAACAGTGTAATGTAACGATGTAATGTAAGTGTGTAATGTAACGGTGTAATGTCATGGTGTAATGTCACAGTATAATGTAAGTGTGTAATGTAACAGTGTAATGTAACGGGCGAAGATATTCGTCAAGGATGCCTGAACGTTCTACGGTCCTGTATACAACCGCAGTATGGAACACAAGTATGGTCATTTCATATTTTACAATATCCTGAGGAAGAGGTTCGAGGTCTTCACCGGGAAAATAGATATTTCTGCCATCATATGGTACGCCCAATAGCACACCGAATTCTTGAAGAGTATACTCGTGTTGTAAGTTATAGATTCGAAACTTCACTAATTGTTCATTAGTGAATTCAAAGTTAGAATAAAATTCATGCACGAATGCTGGAAAAAAGAACTTATCAAGCAAAAAGAAATGAAGCCAACTCATTCTTCGGAATTCATGGGTGATCTCTGCAAAATCTTGCATATTGACTATTCGACCTTCACTAATAGGTCTAGTCCTTAATGGGTGAGTCAtagtgttattatatatatatatatatatatatatatatatatatatatatatatatatatatatatatatatatatatacacagagAGAGAGTTGAATggtggatatggatgaaaagagtGTGTATGGATACTCTTTAAGTAGGCATAAACTACCACCACGACCATAATATCGTCGACCATACTGGTAAACATCAGTCAAGCAAGTTTTGAGAACCATATTTGAACCACAAGTTCGACAAGACTTCACACCAAAATTTTCCGTCGACCATACTGGTAATCTTCATCCATGTTGTTGCAGTCACCTAGTGTTGTGATTAGTGGGGTTGTTATATAGAAGAACTATCTCGCCCAAAAAGTCACCATCCGTTTTCCCAAAAATGATTTCTCACCCAAAGTTTCTCGCCGAAGATTTGACGTCACATGTGACGATGTTGACGACGATGATGATAACGGCTTAATATAATGGCGTAATCTAACTGCGTAATATAACGGCGTAATCTAACGGCCTAATATATCGGTGTGTATATATGATGAGGTGGATGATGATGATCGATGACATTGATATGTGACGATAATGATGTTTATGACAGCGATATGTCTAAGCGACttttttatatacataaatatttatatatatttatataattaaataaaatatttatgttaatgaatatatatttttaagtaaatataaataaatatcaaTCTTAAATAAATATTATTGTgtgtatgtaaatatttatataagtaaatataaataaatattatatataagtaaatatttataaaatattaattttataaaaattttaaaaagtaaagttaataattatataagttaatattaatttatataagttaatattaatttatacaAGTAATATAAATAAACAGATCTATAAATATTAAACATATAAAGCGTTTAAAATTTTCACCAAAAAAGTAGCGGGTACCAGCGAATTTTTTCCCTCCAAGGgcattagggacgacatgtcgtccccaatTGTCGTCCCTAATGTTCTGACCTGCAAAAAGCTCGAGAACCTATCCTCTTTCCTCATTTTACACCGCCTCTCTCAAACCCTTCGAACATAATCGCGATTTGCTGCGATTTTAGGTTCTAACAATACCAAATCCAAccatttattccattttaaatcacTAATTAAggtatgttcttcatttttttgtcaaaattaaatttttgggttttgggttttgggtttgttTAAAACCGAAATTGATTCGATTTCAGGTTCAGGAAACACCAAATCCAACCATTTCTTCCATCTTAAATCACTAACAaggtatgttcttcatttatttttcaaaattaaagtttggtgttttgggttagtTTTAATATGAAATTGGGGGTTTGTTTTAGAAGATTGTTGTGTTTAAGGTTAGTTTAAATCCGATAGTGTCACCGAAATTAGAAGATTGTTGTGGTTTTGATTTAAATCTGATTGTTGTGTTTGAAGccatttgtaatttttttttttttttttttttgtgctgaATGTGTTGATAATGTATTTTAATACTCGTATTAGACTTTAATTTACAGAATGATTAAAGTATCTTGGGCATTGGTTAAGAATGCGTACAGTACATAAAGTCACTTAATAATCTGTAAACCAGTTGTTAAGCCTCTAGAAAAACAATATACGGTATCATACTAATGACAAAATTATTAAATCTAAAACAATTACATTTGTGACTATCAGATAGTCACAGCACAATATACCCAATTTTGTAAAGTTCATTCACATTGTCACCAAAAACCAAAAATATCATATCACAAAGGCATGTCAGctagtaattattatttatatacactattacaaatattatgctacaactttGTTGCTAAATGCCACAATTAACTTATCTTAGATTTGATGCATGCCATTTATGTGGAACCTATAAACTATACTCTGATTGATGCTCAATCGAAGTATTTAACATGGAATATATTCAGGTTGCTAATAgtgtgtatatataatatgttctattattatatttatcactttgaaattttgttgattagATTATTGAAGTACTTTcaagttattaataaaattaggTGCTGCTACTGTATATTCTTCTTAATCGGCTTCTTTTCAGATTTAGTGGTTAATTTCGTATTTGTGAAACCTTAAGTTCGAAATTAACCAATCTTATAGAATACCCGTCCAAAGTTAATGCTCGGTGCAACGAGTCATGAAGGTGATAGGGGCAATGAACCCCCTCGGCATCTTTCTAACCTAGAGCGTGGGCACACTAGTAAGAAATTAAGATCTTTTAGTGATCGTATCGTTTATCATTATTTTTTGAATTTAACCGTGTAATTTTCGTTTAAATATGCAGCTCAACCCCGTAAGGGCGACTGGCTAGATGGTGGACATACCCAAAAGGTGGTGGAAGCCGGGGTAAATTCTTTGTGCGCGGACCGATGGAGAAAtgctaaaagtaaacaaaaaaaatatttCACGGATAATGACGGGTACGCACTTCCCAATAACCTTCGAAACCGACCCCCACCGAATGTTCAACAACGTCTATGGGACCCATTTGTGGACCTAATGCTTTCAAGTAAATTCCGGGCTCGTTCTGCGCAGAACAAGAAAAATAGGGCGAAGATGGAATACGCCAGTACGCAGGGTAGCAGGTCAATTGCCGACCGTGTGGTAAATCCTATTTTTAACTTTAGTTTATGGAAAATATTAATACGTGTCTGTAAATTTTAAATGGTCAAATATTAATATGTGTTTGCAGGCCTCTCTGGATCCTCCGAGTCTTATCGAAAACTTCAAGAACAACCACACTTTTAAGAAAGGTGGATGGAGTGGGGATAAAGCTAGGGTGAACCACGTaagtacttacatatatatatatatatatatatatatatatatatatatatatatatatatatatatatatatatatatatatatatatatatataaagtcaaacgaagtcaacaaaagtcaattgggTTAAAATTGGGTTAAATTTAGTCAATTGGTCAATATGGGTTAAAATTGATTTAAATGAAGTCAATTGgtcaatataagtatatgtatatgtatatgtgggcCAAATGGTCAATATGGGTTAAAATTGGGTTAAATTGAGTCAATTAGTCAATATGGgtcaatataagtatatgtatatgtatatacgggTCAAATGGTCAATATGGGTCAAATGGTCAATTGGGGTCAATGTGGATTAAAATCGTCCCCAATTGAGTCATTTAGTCAATATGGgtcaatataagtatatgtatatgtgtatatgggtCAAATGGTGAATATGGGTTGTCGTATTgttatatgataatactaataataatatttgttaactATGTAGGAAAAAATGTTGAAATTAAAAGAAAAATATCCGGAAAGGAGTGATGAAGTCATTATGTTGGAAGTTTTAGGCAAACATCGCGGGTACCGTCGCGGAGTGGGTAAAACGTTACCCGGATCGGCTagtacatcatcttcatcatcaacttgtCAAACAAGACGACCACCACCACCGGGTTCCGAAAACCCATTGCTAAAGGAAGCGGTATACGATACTTTTGCCTTTAACAATATGGCAATCCCGCCCCAATGGCAATCTTTTTTCCCAACCCCCAATCAAACTCAAGAAACCGAAGGTGAAGACGAaggtgatgacgatgaagacatggAAGAAAGTGGTGCGTCTCAAAGCGAAAGTGATGAAGAAAATGAAGATGAAGCAAGGTAAGTTTGTAAGTTTGTTTGCTATTCGGATTTGGTTTAAGTTTGTAAACTTTGGATAATGTTTTAAGGTTGTAAACTTTGTGTCGGATTGTAATCTTTTAGTATTCGGATTAAGTTTGTAACGGTTGGATAATGTTTCGGACATGTTTTAATTAATGTTGAGCTTGTGTTTGTGAAATATATTGTGTTTTGTGCAACAGGTTTTGATTTGGTTTAAATGTGCCGTTTTTACGGCTGGAAAAGCAGTTTTTAATCGGCCCAAAAACGATAACAGCTTATTGGGGACGACATGTTGTACCCTTTTGTCGTCCCCAAttacattttaatattattattattatttagaatgaaaataggatattttaatattatttttttagagacgacatgtcgtccctaaagagTCGTCCCAATtagattaaaaatattataattattaattcgttggaaaaatgatttttttaatattatttcttTAGGGACGACATGCCGTCCCTAAAAGTCGTCCCCAAAAAATGGACAAGATTAACAATTGAAAAGTCAAAGTGGGTCCCACCGTCGTCCCTAAAAAAAAATCAGTCGTCCCGAAAAACTTTTCGCGACAGAACACTGGGGACGACTTtatggggacgacatgtcgtcccgcaAGATTATtgaggacgacatgtcgtccctaaaaacAAAATTTTGTTGTCCCCAATTGGGGTTTTTCCAGTAGTGCAATAATAAAATGTAGGAGAAACGATATCTCTTTGAGAAAGGGTGAAGACAAATTATGAATTCAGTTGTTAGGCTTCCATCGATTAACACCGATACAAGTGACAAATTAAGATTCTATGCATGTAAGATTTAGTGGTTAAAGATCAAAATCACAATTAGATCATATGTCTACGCATTGTTTTCATTAGTAAAGATCGTAAAATCTTAAAATTTTTAAGATAAATATTTAAATTTTGACGATATATTTATCTCTACGTAATAACTTTAAGCTTCATATTCATCCCTACTTTAATATAACAAGGAGATCAACGGCTCGTGAGTTGTGGCGAAAAATTGTTTGCAGCGATAAATGGTTTCGTTATATACATTAATACTATTTCAACAATCTATAATTTCAATACGAATATCGATGATTGGTACAAAATATTAATAATGCATATGTTGTACTTGGAGGTTTATTGACTTGCAAATGGTGGTTACTGAAGTGTACAAATATCTTTTGCATGATGATCTAATGGATTAACAGGACCGATGGCCGACGGAATCAGCTTAACAAAAACGCAAAGCTCGCGACTTTTTTTATTATCTCATGTGAACAAAAAATTCAATGAGTTTTCCACATACATGAACAAATATAAATACTAGGATAGACTTGCTTGAAGATACGGAACAATATAATAGATAAAcataatcaaatcaaatcaaatcaaatcgtaACAAACTATCAGCTTATCTAAAACCATGACTTGCTCTTGCCTTGGGCTCTAAGTCAGCAAAATCCCACGATTCTTCCACTTGCTTTTCCGATGGTCCGACCCAATCTCAAAAGTAGAAACTGATTCGGCCCAAGTTGTACTTAATGTGGCTCCTAGATCAAACACATATGCGCATCCTGCATTTCTTTAAAATACTCGTCTTCGAGTCTTTAACATCAATGACGAATATTAACGGGCATTGTTTAACACGAACAATCACCATCTCAttacatcatcaacatcatcaaaaGTAAGAAAATTTGTATCCTTTTCAATTTCCATTTCACTACGAACATGTGGACTAACTGAGACACCCTTGTTTTCTGTCTGCACCTCACTTCAACGTCTTTTTCAACACTATGGAGAATTAATTTTACATTTGCTTCACTTTCTAAAGAATAACACCTAGATGAAAACATTATTACTTAGATCATACACTTGATCATGCAAAGAAGCCAAGTTTAAATGACACCCCAATGAAGTTATTATGATCCAAAATCAAACTTCGTAGCTGACTTCTACAAAAGGCGGACTCGTCCTTCTGTTATTATCGGGTGTCCAAAAG
This genomic window from Rutidosis leptorrhynchoides isolate AG116_Rl617_1_P2 chromosome 2, CSIRO_AGI_Rlap_v1, whole genome shotgun sequence contains:
- the LOC139890436 gene encoding uncharacterized protein, with product MLTLLPLIVSLEVYYESKFSNEMKLYDYTSSSKSTFEEIDVRDVGLEDLLYFLKEMVPFEHTDVLYYEDDCVPELSATYLRTEDQWNAQPRKGDWLDGGHTQKVVEAGVNSLCADRWRNAKSKQKKYFTDNDGYALPNNLRNRPPPNVQQRLWDPFVDLMLSSKFRARSAQNKKNRAKMEYASTQGSRSIADRVASLDPPSLIENFKNNHTFKKGGWSGDKARVNHEKMLKLKEKYPERSDEVIMLEVLGKHRGYRRGVGKTLPGSASTSSSSSTCQTRRPPPPGSENPLLKEAVYDTFAFNNMAIPPQWQSFFPTPNQTQETEGEDEGDDDEDMEESGASQSESDEENEDEAR